A window of the Bufo gargarizans isolate SCDJY-AF-19 chromosome 1, ASM1485885v1, whole genome shotgun sequence genome harbors these coding sequences:
- the LOC122937835 gene encoding gastrula zinc finger protein XlCGF26.1-like gives MMEEHQPLISQENSRKHLKGNFMLQPNYKVECEDIMQRSSGGNFIVHSGLPNTDLSHNPPNHEEPSLNQSQIVTRSTVQKGGKTFKCGKQFTQRSSVSTHRRIHTVEKRYSCSQCKNFFMDKSSLVKHERRHRGEKPYSCSECGKCYTVKEHLVKHERSHTGEKPYLCLECGKCFTAESSLVRHKKIHTGDKPYSCSECGKCFTNKSHLVRHERSHTGEKPYPCSECGKCFIDKSRLVQHKRIHTGEKPYSCSECGKRFKQRSQLVYHEKRHIGEKPYSCSECGKAFLQKSHLGRHERIHTGEKPYSCLECGKCFTDKSYLVLHQRLHTGEKLYSCSECEKCFAQKSDLASHKRRHTGEKPYSCSECGKCFVDKSYLVTHERFHTGEKPYSCLECGKNFAAKSNLVAHERIHIGEKLHSCLECEKCFADKSSLVKHERSHTGEKPYSCSECGKCFKQKSELVSHERIHTGEKPYSCTECGKCFAEKSHLVSHKRIHTGEKPYSCLECGKCFGHKSSLVKHERIHTGEKPYSCSECEKCFTDKSSLVKHERIHTGETPYACLECGKCFKQKSELVSHEIFHTGEKPYSCSECGKCFAHKSNLVTHERIHTGEKQYSCSECGKCFADKSGFVKHERIHTGEKPYPCSECEKCFTTKAKLKKHQTSHNGEKQF, from the exons atgatggaggagcaccagcctcttatatcacaag AAAATTCCAGAAAACATTTGAAAGGAAACTTCATGTTACAACCAAATTATAAAGTAGAATGTGAAGATATCATGCAGCGCTCTTCAGGAGGCAACTTTATTGTACATTCAGGACTTCCTAATACAGATCTATCACATAATCCCCCTAATCATGAGGAACCATCTCTTaaccaatcacagattgttactAGAAGTACAGTTCAGAAAGGGGGTAAAACGTTTAAGTGTGGTAAACAGTTTACACAGAGATCAAGTGTTTCTACACATAGAAGAATTCACACAGTGGAGAAGCGATATTCATGTTCACAATGTAAGAATTTTTTTATggataaatcaagtcttgttaaacatgagagacgTCAtagaggagagaagccatattcatgttcagaatgtgggaaatgttatacagttaaagaacatcttgttaaacatgagagaagtcacacaggagagaaaccatatctgtgtttagaatgtgggaaatgctttacagcagaatcaagtcttgttagacataagaaaattcacacaggagataaaccgtattcatgttcagaatgtgggaaatgttttacaaataaatcacatcttgttagacatgagagaagtcacacaggagagaaaccatatccatgttcagaatgtggaaaatgctttATAGATAAATCACGTCTTGTTcaacataagagaattcacactggagaaaagccatattcatgttcagaatgtgggaaacgttttAAACAAAGATCACAACTTGTTTACCATGAAAAACGTCAtataggagagaagccatattcttgttcagaatgtgggaaagctTTTCTACAGAAATCACATCTAGgtagacatgagagaattcacacaggagagaagccatattcatgtttagaatgtgggaaatgttttacagataaatcatatcttgttTTACATCAGAGgcttcacacaggagaaaagctatattcatgttcagaatgtgaaaaatgttttgCACAAAAATCAGACCTTGCTTCCCATAAAagacgtcacacaggagagaagccatattcatgttcagaatgtgggaaatgttttgtagataaatcatatcttgttacacatgagagatttcacacaggagagaagccatattcatgcttAGAATGTGGGAAAAACTTTGCAgctaaatcaaatcttgttgcacatgagagaattcacatagGAGAAAAACTACATTCCTGtttagaatgtgagaaatgttttgcagataaatcaagtcttgttaaacatgagagaagtcacacaggagagaagccatactcatgttcagagtgtgggaaatgttttaaacaaAAATCAGAACTTGTTTCCCATGagcgaattcacacaggggagaaaccatattcatgtacagaatgtggtaaatgttttgcagagaaatcacatcttgtttcacataagagaattcacacaggggagaaaccatattcatgtttagaatgtgggaaatgctttggtcataaatcaagtcttgttaaacatgagagaattcacacaggagagaagccatattcatgttcagaatgtgagaaatgttttacagataaatcaagtcttgttaaacatgagagaattcacacaggagagacgcCATATGCAtgcttagaatgtgggaaatgttttaaacaaAAATCAGAACTTGTTTCCCATGAGATattccacacaggagagaagccgtattcatgttccgaatgtggaaaatgttttgcaCATAAATCAAATCtagttacacatgagagaattcacacaggagagaagcagtattcatgttcagaatgtgggaaatgttttgcagatAAATCAGGttttgttaaacatgagagaattcacacaggagagaagccatatccatgttcagaatgtgagaaatgttttactacTAAAGCCAAACTTAAGAAGCATCAGACAAGTCACAATGGAGAGAAGCAGTTTTGA